One Brachyspira pilosicoli P43/6/78 genomic window carries:
- a CDS encoding TM2 domain-containing protein — protein MNSEVSDRSWVVTLLLAIFLPVHRFYVGKVGTGILYWLTVGGFGIWYIVDIVLILLDIFTDKEGRKLRK, from the coding sequence ATGAATAGTGAAGTATCTGATAGAAGTTGGGTTGTAACTTTACTTTTAGCAATATTTTTGCCAGTGCATAGATTTTATGTTGGAAAAGTAGGTACTGGAATATTATATTGGCTCACTGTAGGCGGATTTGGAATATGGTATATAGTTGATATAGTTTTAATATTGTTAGATATTTTTACAGATAAAGAAGGAAGAAAATTAAGAAAATAA
- a CDS encoding L-lactate dehydrogenase, which produces MIKNRKVVIIGAGHVGSHVGYALSAQGLVENIVYIDIDKKKAFAQALDIFDSTVYLPHRVEVKAGDYSDIDDADLMVVCAGPLPKENQTRMDTLGATVEVMKDIVANIKKTKFNGIIINISNPADVITHYLQNKLNYDTKRIISTSTTLDSARLRRAISEAINVDQKSVYAYALGEHGESQMVAWSCVTIAGKPLFELMKEGKDKYAKLDLNELADKGRRGGWDVLLGKGSTEFGIGTSLAEVARAILSDEHRVLPVSVYLNGEYGQKDVYASVPAVLGANGIEEIIELKMNEEEKKLFDASCDTMTKNYKLSLTM; this is translated from the coding sequence ATGATTAAAAATAGAAAAGTAGTTATTATAGGTGCAGGTCATGTAGGTTCACATGTTGGATATGCTTTATCTGCTCAGGGATTGGTTGAAAATATTGTTTATATTGATATAGACAAGAAAAAGGCTTTTGCTCAGGCTCTTGATATATTTGATTCTACTGTTTATCTTCCTCATAGAGTTGAAGTTAAAGCTGGAGATTACAGCGATATTGATGATGCTGATTTGATGGTTGTATGTGCCGGACCTTTACCTAAAGAAAATCAAACTAGAATGGATACTTTGGGAGCTACTGTAGAAGTTATGAAAGATATAGTAGCTAATATTAAAAAGACTAAGTTTAATGGAATTATAATTAATATTTCTAATCCTGCTGATGTTATTACTCATTATTTACAAAATAAGTTAAATTATGACACTAAAAGAATAATATCTACAAGCACAACATTAGATTCTGCAAGATTAAGACGTGCTATATCTGAGGCTATAAATGTTGATCAAAAATCTGTATATGCTTATGCATTAGGCGAGCATGGTGAAAGCCAAATGGTTGCTTGGTCTTGTGTAACTATAGCAGGAAAGCCTTTGTTTGAGCTTATGAAAGAAGGCAAGGATAAATATGCTAAACTAGATTTAAATGAATTAGCTGATAAAGGAAGAAGAGGCGGTTGGGACGTTTTACTAGGTAAAGGTTCTACCGAGTTTGGAATAGGAACTTCACTTGCTGAGGTTGCTAGGGCTATACTTTCTGATGAGCATAGAGTTTTGCCTGTTTCAGTTTATCTTAATGGTGAGTATGGTCAAAAAGATGTTTATGCTTCTGTGCCTGCAGTTCTCGGAGCTAATGGAATTGAAGAGATAATTGAACTTAAAATGAATGAAGAAGAGAAAAAACTTTTTGATGCTTCTTGTGATACTATGACTAAAAATTATAAATTATCGCTTACCATGTGA
- a CDS encoding MetQ/NlpA family ABC transporter substrate-binding protein, translated as MKKILLVAAFAALIFTFSACGGKSSANNNIVKVGFAGESDYQIWNPIVEKLAEDGIKVELVSFADYTIPNQALNDGEIDLNAFQHYAYFNDEVSNKGYDLTAIADTYISAMNIYSTNITDVKEVKKGDKVAIPNDPSNGGRALKVLEAAGLIKVREEAGDSPSVADIVENPLNLEIVEVDAGSIYSLLPDVACAVINGNYAIDFGLNPGSDYIFKDDPAIYSTKSFVNLIAARTADKDNELYKKVVAAYQSEIVEKVYNENFKGSYLPTWK; from the coding sequence ATGAAGAAAATTTTATTAGTTGCAGCTTTTGCAGCATTAATTTTCACTTTTAGTGCATGCGGCGGAAAATCTAGTGCAAATAACAATATAGTAAAAGTTGGATTTGCAGGAGAGTCTGATTATCAAATTTGGAATCCAATAGTAGAAAAGTTAGCAGAAGATGGCATTAAAGTAGAATTAGTTTCTTTTGCTGATTACACTATACCAAATCAAGCTTTAAATGATGGTGAGATTGATTTGAACGCTTTTCAGCATTATGCTTATTTTAATGATGAGGTATCTAATAAAGGTTATGATTTAACTGCTATTGCTGACACTTATATATCTGCTATGAATATTTATTCTACAAATATTACAGATGTAAAAGAAGTTAAAAAAGGTGATAAAGTAGCTATACCTAATGACCCATCAAATGGAGGAAGAGCTTTAAAGGTTTTAGAGGCTGCTGGTTTAATAAAAGTAAGAGAAGAAGCAGGCGATTCTCCTAGTGTTGCTGATATAGTAGAAAATCCTTTAAATTTAGAGATTGTAGAAGTTGATGCGGGTAGTATTTATAGTTTGCTTCCTGATGTTGCTTGTGCGGTTATAAACGGAAACTATGCTATAGATTTTGGTCTTAATCCTGGTTCTGATTATATTTTCAAAGATGACCCTGCAATATATAGCACTAAATCTTTTGTTAATTTAATTGCTGCTAGAACTGCTGATAAAGATAATGAATTATATAAAAAGGTTGTTGCTGCTTATCAGTCTGAAATAGTAGAGAAAGTTTATAATGAGAATTTTAAAGGTTCTTATTTACCTACTTGGAAATAA
- a CDS encoding MetQ/NlpA family ABC transporter substrate-binding protein — translation MKKVLLLLCFSLFLASCGGNNDNKKDLITVKIGHVGESDRTIWKPVQEKLLNEGIKVELVSFADYTIPNQALNDGDIDLDAFQHHAYYSNEVNTKGYDLAILGVTYISAMNIYSHNITNVNEVKNGDKVAIPNDPANGGRALKVLEAAGLIKLKDNAPDNPTVNDIENPLNLEIIEVDAGSLYSLLPDVACAVINCNYALDFGLNPGADYIFRDDPKNYDNNMYINLIASRASDKDNEIYKRVVEAYQSAEVEKVYAEDFKGAYIPAWK, via the coding sequence ATGAAAAAGGTTTTATTATTATTATGTTTTTCATTGTTTTTAGCTTCTTGCGGCGGAAATAATGATAATAAAAAAGATTTAATCACAGTAAAGATAGGGCATGTTGGTGAATCTGACAGAACTATATGGAAGCCTGTACAAGAGAAATTATTAAACGAAGGCATTAAAGTAGAATTAGTTTCTTTTGCTGATTATACTATACCAAATCAGGCATTAAATGACGGCGATATAGATTTAGATGCTTTTCAGCACCATGCATATTACAGCAATGAAGTTAATACTAAAGGTTATGATTTAGCTATATTGGGTGTTACTTATATATCTGCTATGAATATTTATTCTCATAATATTACAAATGTTAATGAGGTTAAAAATGGAGATAAAGTTGCTATACCTAATGACCCTGCTAATGGCGGAAGGGCTTTAAAAGTATTAGAGGCTGCTGGTTTAATAAAGTTAAAAGATAATGCTCCAGACAATCCTACAGTTAATGATATAGAAAATCCTTTAAATTTAGAGATTATAGAGGTTGATGCGGGCAGTTTATATAGTTTGCTTCCTGATGTTGCTTGTGCGGTTATTAATTGTAATTATGCTTTAGATTTTGGTCTTAATCCGGGTGCTGATTATATATTTAGAGATGACCCTAAAAATTATGACAATAATATGTATATAAACTTAATAGCTTCAAGGGCTTCTGATAAGGATAATGAGATTTATAAGAGGGTAGTAGAGGCTTATCAATCTGCTGAAGTAGAAAAAGTTTATGCTGAAGATTTTAAGGGAGCTTATATACCTGCTTGGAAATAA